The following DNA comes from Brassica oleracea var. oleracea cultivar TO1000 chromosome C5, BOL, whole genome shotgun sequence.
TATTGGCAATAAGATAAAAAGAAAAAAAAACAAATAGTTGCCCTTTTCGTTTTGGTAGGGTTAGTAAAAACTATTGTCTGGGTTGTATATTTAGACTGTAATCGAATTTTAGTATGCTGTAGAAGATATATAATTGCTATTGAAAGGGCCCAATAAAAAGTTAGGCCCATTGTAAGTTTCTGTAACATGATCTTCTGCATTACACTAAGCCGGCCCTGGTCTTTGCTTGCTTACTTTTCACAAGAGGATCTATACCTCACACGTCCATCACTTGTTAGTTGTCTGTTCTTAAGTAAATACCTTAAAGTGTTACAAAAAAAAAAAAAAAAAAAAAAAAAAAANNNNNNNNNNNNNNNNNNNNNNNNNNNNNNNNNNNNNNNNNNNNNNNNNTAAAAAAAAAAAAAAAAAAAAAAAAGTAAATACCTTAATAAAATGGAAAATAGTTATTTTTTAAGTGTTGTTCCAATCAATAACAAATCTACTGATATTGATATTGTTATAGGATTTTGCATTTCAAGAGTGTTACAATTGTAGAGACATAAACCTCAAAGATTCCCGATTACATAACACAAGATATTGTTGCTAACAGAGAAATGCCTTGTTCTTAATAATTGTAACCTTAACGGCGATGGTGAGGGCAAAAGGTGACGATGTAGTTAGCCTTGGAACAAGTTGCGATGCTGGTTGGGTCGTCGTAAGCGTAAGAATAAGCTTTAGGGCAAGCGACCTTGAAGATTTTGGAGTAAGAAGTTGGCTTGCAGGTGAGCGGGTTACCGAACGTGCCGGTACAACAGTACTGTGGTGAGTTGAAGGCAGAGCAAGCGCTTTTACAGGCTAACACCCGTTTCCCGTTGCGTGACCGGACTTGTAACCCAACCGGACACATCCGGTTTAGATCGCTTACACAACCGGCGTAGCTACATTGACCTCTACCTTTCACCGGCATTATCGACATAGCGAGGTTATAACTGTCATTACACAAAAACACTTTAGTTAGATTTGTAACAAGAGTAGCAAATTTGATGTTAAGAGTTTACAGACCCGTCGACGAGGCTGACGTCATAGAAGTCAAGCTCTTGTCCGAGGGTGATTTCTGCGAGAGTGGCCGGAGGTGAACCGCCGGCACCGTTGCAGGTGAGAGAACCGCCGCAATCTCCGGTGGCGCAGCGACCACGGCCAGATCTGTCAAATGTGCAGCCGTGGCGACCCCAGAAGCGGCCGGACCAAAGCGGTGGGAGCTGAAGGGTGTAGGCTTTGTTAGCAGGAAGCTTAAATCCACCGCCGGCGAGTATGTTTTGGCCGGCGCTGGGCTGGATGCCTGGCCACACTGGATATCTGCATTTGTTGAGGAATACGACCGTTGAAGCTGGTCACAACGAAGAACAAATCAACATGTGATTAGAGAATCTGCAACTAAAATATTTACAAATCTAATAAACGTGAGACATAGTTTTTCAGTATTTAAAAGTAAAATGTGAATAATAAATAGATTTCTAATATTAAAAAAGAACCTGAAGCGTGAGAGATAAGAAGAAGGAAAGCGAAGGTGAAGAGGTTTAGTGAAGCCATTGATGGAGCTCCACTTGAGCAAGAGTGAGACTCTGAATCAATTTGTTTCCGCTCAGTTCTCAGTGCTTTTTATGGAATTTAAGGGAAAAAGTTGGCTGTGAATATTATTTTTGGAATGTAATAATGAAAATGTTACCACATGTCTCGAGACTGTCAGACCAGTTAGTGCGTGATAGCTTTTTCTTTTCACAGTCAAAATAATGTAAACTGTCCTTTCATCAGCAGTTTCGTTGTCAAGTGACACTGATTAATCATTCTTCGTAGAATTCGAAATATGAGTTAACTATACATTATCAAATTATTAAGGAGCAAACACTCTAGTTTTGTCTTAATCATATAAACAACCATCACTACTAAAAAGCGATCTCTAGTATAAGCATCATCCACAAATGTAAAACGTAAACTGTATGTATTTAATTCAGGTATGCATCATTCAGATTACTATTATTCATGAAAATGTGTAAAATACTCCTAATTATTACGCCCATCTTGTGGATGTGCTTAGTCGTCGATACTTAGAGCATCTCGTAACCCCTAGCTATTTTCACCTCTATATGCTATAATAGAGGTAAAAGTGCTACATTTCATCTCTATTTCCACCTCTAAATAGAGATTGCTATTTTTTTCTATAAAATAGAGGAAAAAATAGCATTCCTCTATCATAGAGTCATATTTTTTTTCTTCAAAATAGTCCTTTTAACTTTCAAATTTTTATAGTTTATAACCAAAATAATTATATTTATAGAGAAATACAGTTTTGTAGGAGTATAATAACATTTTTTATTTACATAATAGTCTTTTAACAAAACTTTAGTTTAAGAAAATTCATAAGTTAATGAAAATATTTTAAAAGTTAAAAATAAATAGGGTTAGTTATTAACTTTTATAAACAAAATGTATCTTTTGTAAAATTAAAATAGAATTTTTTGAAAATATTCCTTTAGAGAGGCAAAAATAGAGAAATACATTGGAAAGAAACTCATCTCTATTTTAGAAATGTTCTATTTTAGAAGTAAAAATAGAGAAATACATTGGAGATGGTCTTATGAAAGATCCTTATCAGCTTAATTCAGGTATGCATCATTCAGATTACTATTATTCATGAAAATGTGTAAAATACTTCTAATTATTACACATTTATATCTTCTTCCATTACTCGTTTGCATTTGTGATTGATTACGTTTTATTTATTGTACATTTGACTATGGGGTAACTACAAGGTCCACAGTCAAATCTACAATAAAATTCTTGTAAGAAAGTTAAAGTAAACGCAACGCAATAAAGCATTACTTTCACCAGCTACTCCAAATTCAAAAACAAAATACTTTTTAACAGCTTACACTCAGAGGCACGTTAAAACCCAAAAGATTAAAAGTTAAGAAACTGGGCGTTTAGTTTGGTTAAAATAACGTAAGAAGATACATCTATTAAGAGACTTAGGCCCAACAAGATAAGTTGCAGAAAAAAGCCGCGATCCCACAAAAACTTCTTAAACTGTACAATAAAAACCAAAATATGGTTGTATGAAGAAGACGATGATCACCTCATCACCGTGGGAATGCAGCCAGGTGTTGTGCCACCTCAGCATCGAGAGGTTGAGCCACATCGCCTCCCACAGGATCGGGGACAACAACTTGTCTTCGTTGTCTCTCTCGGAGATAGAGAATCGTAATAAGACAGACAAAAAGTGTGAGGATTGTCGCGTTACCTTCGTCAAACACCACATTCTCAATCCAAGCCTCTACCTTTGGATACACTTCTGGCAATGAGTCCACAACTCTCACCTATCAGTATAAAGAAAATACGTATCCACTTTTGTCATTTCGATCAAGATTATAGGAACTAAGAAAAAAAAAATCGGGGTTTGAAGTTTACCAGGAAGGTATCAGCATAGTTTCTACGTAGCCATAAGCTGGCGAGAGCAAGTGTGACTGGCAATTTAGCTGCTGCATCGCTCTGAAGTGCTTGATCGTAGTAACGTTTTGCTAGATGCAGGTCAAAGGGAAGCCCTTGTCCATGCTCATGCATGTAACCTAGGTTGAACATTGCTTGCGCGTTTGACTGTGATTTAGCATGCATGTATGCCTCAGCCGCACGCACATAATCTCTCTCAGTACCCTAATCAGAGATCCAATAATGAGCAGAGAGAGATTTAGATTTTCTAGCTGATTCACATCTTATTCGAACGTTATTGGTCTCATGATTTAATTTCAAAATAGTAGGAAAACTAACCCGGCCATAGTAATAAGCATCTCCAATAAGGAGAGCAGCATGTTCATTGCCTTGTTCAGATGCACGCCACCACAAAGAATGTGCTCTCTCATGTCTCTCCTTGTCTGTGCAAAACCCAGATACTCCCATGCACATGCTTCTTTCACCGTATTTGTCGAGGATCCATGCAGCATTACTTTGTGCTACTTCATAACCCATCTCTGCCATTCTCGAGTATAAGATTAAAGCCTTACCCACATCTCC
Coding sequences within:
- the LOC106292560 gene encoding thaumatin-like protein, which encodes MASLNLFTFAFLLLISHASASTVVFLNKCRYPVWPGIQPSAGQNILAGGGFKLPANKAYTLQLPPLWSGRFWGRHGCTFDRSGRGRCATGDCGGSLTCNGAGGSPPATLAEITLGQELDFYDVSLVDGYNLAMSIMPVKGRGQCSYAGCVSDLNRMCPVGLQVRSRNGKRVLACKSACSAFNSPQYCCTGTFGNPLTCKPTSYSKIFKVACPKAYSYAYDDPTSIATCSKANYIVTFCPHHRR